One Setaria viridis chromosome 5, Setaria_viridis_v4.0, whole genome shotgun sequence genomic region harbors:
- the LOC117858379 gene encoding uncharacterized protein has protein sequence MVGKGSPKLNVIARGSPKLSRFLPTTSAIKKKPSPTCSGAKRSGGKQRADWNPTLEKSLVEILHEYKDSGYRSDNGWNTEGWNKMVKEFHLRNKSVSYTKAQIQDKECQLKRDYKMLKAARMQSGSKWNEQRNMVEGSASMWENLIVTFPKIKKFQNNKASFPLFDALGELYDGHLAEGTYNFTSIESERVEEPLQQIDVVEEEAEEKPYRKFMRYVMKRMKKKMQEIKKRRQEVDNEE, from the exons ATGGTTGGAAAAGGCTCCCCAAAGCTCAATGTGATTGCAAGGGGGTCGCCAAAGTTGAGTAGGTTCCTGCCTACAACAAGTGCTATAAAAAAGAAGCCTTCTCCTACATGCAGTGGGGCAAAGAGGAGTGGAG GAAAACAAAGAGCGGATTGGAACCCAACTCTTGAGAAATCACTTGTTGAAATTCTGCATGAGTATAAAGATAGTGGCTATAGAAGTGACAACGGTTGGAACACTGAAGGGTGGAACAAGATGGTGAAGGAGTTCCATCTGAGAAACAAGTCTGTCTCGTACACAAAGGCACAAATTCAAGATAAAGAATGTCAGCTTAAGAGAGACTACAAAATGCTCAAAGCGGCAAGAATGCAAAGTGGGTCAAAATGGAATGAGCAAAGAAATATGGTTGAAGGATCAGCCTCAATGTGGGAGAACCTCATAGTG ACTTTCCCCAAAATCAAGAAGTTTCAAAACAACAAGGCAAGCTTTCCGCTCTTTGATGCTTTGGGAGAACTCTATGATG GTCATCTGGCTGAAGGGACATACAATTTCACTTCTATTGAGTCAGAACGTGTGGAAGAACCCCTTCAACAAATTGATGTTGTAGAGGAAGAAGCTGAGGAGAAGCCCTACAGGAAATTCATGAGATAcgtgatgaagaggatgaagaaaaaGATGCAAGAGATAaagaagaggaggcaagaagtgGACAACGAAGAATGA